A DNA window from Enoplosus armatus isolate fEnoArm2 chromosome 9, fEnoArm2.hap1, whole genome shotgun sequence contains the following coding sequences:
- the LOC139290162 gene encoding speriolin-like protein, producing the protein MDLDQTIAALLSKNQQLGQENDQLKSMLSVAKENIDLRARVHSFNNDTLEELTGRQPSSLWQNTFDERQFRKELSQTNLKHDHRTSSPVDFKYFIQSSVYTDTSEKAEFQSCQADVPLEVKGPDRLLGEIAYQLDRRILSHIFQGHKRLYGFTLLNIPDKITEVTTHPLTGKVDEGYRLHLTQRHASLMERLNQLGYKTTLHPHFSEFIVNTYGILRDRSDEYSTQALDFNNPDFLRKVIMSTAPRKLQTDLLLVLTCLCNMAKMDRKHLLLW; encoded by the exons ATGGACCTGGACCAAACCATTGCTGCCTTGCTGTCAAAAAACCAACAACTCGGGCAGGAAAATGATCAATTGAAGTCGATGCTGAGTGTAGCCAAGGAAAACATAGACCTGAGAGCCAGGGTGCACAGCTTCAACAATGACACTCTGGAGGAATTAACAG GAAGACAACCATCCAGCCTGTGGCAAAACACCTTTGATGAGAGACAATTCAGAAAAGAATTGTCTCAAACCAATTTGAAACACGACCACCGAACCTCATCCCCCGTCGACTTCAAGTATTTCATCCAAAGCTCAgtgtacacagacacaagcGAGAAAGCAGAGTTTCAAAGCTGCCAGGCTGACGTTCCTCttgaggtcaaag GTCCAGACAGGCTGCTGGGAGAGATTGCCTACCAACTGGATAGGAGGATTCTGTCCCACATCTTCCAGGGCCATAAGAGGCTTTATGGTTTCACGCTGCTCAATATACcagacaaaataacagag GTAACCACACACCCTCTGACAGGGAAGGTAGATGAAGGCTATCGGCTTCATCTCACTCAGAGGCATGCTAGCCTTATGGAGAGGTTGAACCAGCTCGGGTATAAAACAACACTTCATCCTCATTTCTCTGAATTTATTGTCAACACCTATGGGATCCTGAGGGATAGGTCTGATGAATACAGCACCCAGGCATTGGACTTCAATAATCCAGATTTTCTGAGGAAGGTGATAATGAGCACAGCTCCGAGAAAACTTCAGACGGACCTGCTGCTTGTGCTCACCTGCCTCTGCAACATGGCCAAGATGGATAGAAAGCATCTCCTTCTCTGGTAG
- the rbm24b gene encoding RNA-binding protein 24b, with translation MMHSAQKDTTYTKIFVGGLPYHTTDSSLRKYFEVFGDIEEAVVITDRQTGKSRGYGFVTMADRASADRACKDPNPIIDGRKANVNLAYLGAKPRVIQPGFAFGVPQIHPAFIQRPYGVPAHYVYPQAFVQPSVVIPHVQPSAATATAAAATSPYLDYTGAAYAQYSAAATAAAAAAAYEQYPYAASPAPTSYMTTAGYGYAVQQPLTTAATPGAAAAAAAFSQYQPQQLQTDRMQ, from the exons atgaTGCACTCGGCACAGAAAGACACCACATACACTAAGATCTTTGTGGGAGGTCTTCCTTATCACACAACGGACTCAAGTCTCAGGAAATACTTCGAGGTGTTTGGAGACATCGAGGAGGCTGTTGTCATCACTGATCGGCAGACGGGGAAGTCCAGAGGTTATGGATTT GTGACCATGGCAGACCGGGCCTCTGCTGACAGGGCCTGCAAGGACCCTAACCCCATAATAGACGGCAGGAAAGCCAATGTGAACCTGGCCTACCTGGGGGCCAAGCCCAGGGTCATACAGCCAG GGTTTGCATTTGGTGTTCCTCAGATCCATCCAGCATTCATCCAAAGACCTTATGG AGTCCCTGCCCACTACGTCTACCCTCAGGCCTTTGTCCAGCCCAGCGTGGTGATCCCTCATGTACAACCTTCTGCTGCTacagcaacagctgctgctgccacttcCCCATACCTTGACTATACTGGAGCAGCATATGCCCAATACTCAGCGGCTGCCAccgctgccgctgccgctgctgcatATGAGCAGTATCCATATGCGGCCTCACCAGCACCAACAAGCTACATGACTACAGCAGGGTACGGGTACGCTGTCCAGCAACCACTCACCACTGCTGCCACCCCAGGagctgccgccgctgctgccgccTTCAGCCAATACCAACCTCAGCAGCTCCAGACAGATCGCATGcagtga
- the grinab gene encoding glutamate receptor, ionotropic, N-methyl D-aspartate-associated protein 1b (glutamate binding): protein MTTEKTTYAPVEGGPSPPSLPGQPAFPVAFDTNMLGPNMYGGPAPGGFSAPGGFSAPGGFPAPGGFPAPGGLSAPGGLSAPGGLSAPGGFPAPGGFPAAGGLSAPGGLSAPGGLSAPGGFSAPGGFPAPGGFSAPGGFPAPVGPPFPPPTAFGPGVPGAFGMPMNPQGGSGYGPNPSSSPYSPPGQGFNGNFSDDVYHNEEDPPPFHENQNFDFGLDNKSIRRAFIRKVFLVLTAQLMVTFAFVAVFTFVEEVKVFVMVNTWTYVVSYAIFFVSVCVISCCGSVRRRHPWNLVALSVLTLSMSYMVGMIASFHDTDTVVMAVGITAVVCFTVVVFSLQTKYDFTSCYGVLFVCLIVLVIFGLLCIFIRDRILHIVYAGLGALLFTCFLAVDTQLLLGNKELALSPEEYIFAALNLYTDIINIFLYILAFIGRARGS from the exons ATGACCACCGAGAAGACTACATACGCTCCCGTGGAGGGGGGACCCTCTCCACCCTCGCTCCCCGGACAGCCAGCGTTTCCTGTCGCATTTGACACGAACATGCTAGGCCCAAACATGTACGGAGGCCCTGCTCCTGGTGGTTTCTCTGCTCCTGGTGGTTTCTCTGCTCCTGGTGGTTTCCCTGCTCCTGGTGGTTTCCCTGCTCCTGGTGGTTTATCTGCTCCTGGTGGTTTATCTGCTCCTGGTGGTTTATCTGCTCCTGGTGGTTTCCCTGCTCCTGGTGGTTTCCCTGCTGCTGGTGGTTTATCTGCTCCTGGTGGTTTATCTGCTCCTGGTGGTTTATCTGCTCCTGGTGGTTTCTCTGCTCCTGGTGGTTTCCCTGCTCCTGGTGGTTTCTCTGCTCCTGGTGGTTTCCCTGCTCCTGTTGGTCCCCCTTTCCCTCCACCGACTGCTTTTGGACCGGGTGTTCCTGGAGCTTTCGGAATGCCTATGAACCCTCAAGGTGGCTCAGGATATGGCCCCAACCCCTCTTCTTCACCATATTCTCCACCAGGCCAGGGCTTCAATGGCAACTTCAGTG ATGATGTTTACCATAACGAGGAGGATCCGCCACCCTTTCATGAGAATCAAAACTTTGATTTTGGATTAGATAACAAGAGCATAAGGAGAGCCTTCATCCGAAAG GTATTCTTGGTGCTAACTGCTCAGCTGATGGTGACATTCGCCTTTGTGGCTGTTTTCACCTTTGTGGAAGAGGTCAAGGTGTTCGTCATGGTGAACACCTGGACCTATGTGGTGTCCTATGCGATATTCTTTGTGTCGGTCTGTGTGATCAGCTGCTGTGGAAGTGTTCGCCGAAGACATCCTTGGAACCTGGTTGCATTA tctgtCCTGACTCTCAGTATGTCCTACATGGTGGGAATGATCGCCAGCTTCCATGACACTGACACGGTGGTCATGGCAGTGGGCATCACAGCAGTCGTGTGCTTCACAGTGGTcgtcttctctctgcag ACCAAGTACGACTTCACCTCCTGTTATGGTGTGCTGTTCGTCTGTTTAATTGTCCTGGTCATCTTCGGCCTCCTCTGCATCTTCATCCGTGACAGGATTCTGCACATTGTGTATGCTGGACTGGGAGCCTTGCTCTTCACCTGT TTCTTGGCGGTGGACACGCAGCTGCTGCTTGGCAACAAGGAACTGGCCCTGAGTCCAGAAGAATATATCTTTGCTGCTCTGAACCTGTACACGGATATCATCAACATCTTCCTCTATATTCTTGCGTTCATTGGAAGAGCCAGGGGGAGCTGA
- the malsu1 gene encoding mitochondrial assembly of ribosomal large subunit protein 1, producing the protein MSILSCSKKLISSVFKSSVLLAHTGVLRSVCSFPSARCHSQCLPRRFTTNVSSYPNHVSTYHLDAKRFYSEMCSESSNSKRSTGSCQEELHESVSSAPSQRSSEKFTLDVLVSLLRQENAVDICVIKVPEQIKYAEYFIVVSGVSPRHLRAMALYAIKVYKFLKKDGEPNIKIEGKDAEDWMCIDFGNMVVHFMLPETREVYELEKLWTLRIFDEQLKSIPAETLPEDFIYDVEVTK; encoded by the exons atGAGTATTCTCAGTTGCTCCAAGAAACTGATATCTTCGGTGTTTAAAAGCAGCGTTTTACTGGCGCACACGGGTGTTTTAAGAAGCGTCTGTTCGTTCCCCAGTGCTCGCTGTCACAGTCAGTGTTTGCCTCGACGTTTTACAACAAATGTATCCTCATATCCGAATCATGTATCCACCTATCACCTAGACGCAAAAAGATTTTATTCAGAGATGTGTAGTGAAAGCAGTAATTCAAAGAGGAGCACTGGCTCGTGTCAAGAGGAATTACATGAGAGTGTCAGCAGTGCCCCCAGTCAAA GATCCTCTGAGAAATTCACTCTGGACGTGCTGGTGTCTCTACTGCGTCAGGAAAATGCAGTGGACATCTGTGTGATTAAAGTACCAGAGCAGATCAAATACGCAGAGTATTTCATTGTTGTCAGCGGAGTATCACCGAGACACCTCCGCGCAATGGCACTTTATGCCATCAAAGTG TACAAGTTTCTGAAGAAAGACGGAGAGCCGAATATCAAGATTGAGGGAAAGGATGCAGAGGACTGGATGTGTATTGACTTCG GGAACATGGTTGTCCACTTCATGCTGCCAGAGACCAGAGAAGTGTATGAACTGGAGAAACTCTGGACTTTGCGCATCTTTGATGAGCAGCTGAAGAGCATCCCCGCTGAGACGCTACCAGAGGACTTTATATATGATGTTGAAGTCACAAAGTGA
- the smpd5 gene encoding sphingomyelin phosphodiesterase 5 yields MALEVSPFPNGFVAGIHAVGWALILPCFWFLDRLIAVCKSTTLEQTQQLEQECYLHPLKVFFGSITFFILFLATVPLAFLGFLLWAPLQACRRPFHYHRETPSSPEKETHRGFELVGKASFGFATANLCLLPDSLARFNNLGHTQHRAAVIGQRIVQGVCRPHIRIFVDSPSSCGTLSPSNSLLPSVNSSTYGATDRQAQPPVGHHSDSAEGHVSIPKSNSHVVCVPCDDTEEPSTEPPSPHLNSNQNSNQQGRAGHRSAPRALLSQGLRQQDNVPWEVSSLFPANVDILCLEEVFDKRAAQKLTQALKPVFGHILYDIGVYACQPPCCCSSFKFFNSGLFLASRFPVLEAQYHCFPNSRGEDALAAKGLLSAKVLIGQNKKQKKVVGYFNCTHLHAPEGEGEIRCEQLNMVTKWIGDFQAANRQDDEDIVFDVLCGDFNFDNCSPDDTLEQNHCLFEEYRDPCRAGPGKERPWVIGTLLEQPTLYEDDINTPENLQRTLEIEELRKQYISPPIPSEDFPLVYPETGEPWVGRRIDYILYRENSISKHCRTEIEEMTFITQLAGLTDHIPVGLRLNVIMDSDCADE; encoded by the exons ATGGCCCTGGAGGTGTCTCCATTTCCTAATGGGTTTGTTGCAGGAATCCATGCTGTGGGATGGGCACTCATCCTGCCTTGTTTCTGGTTTCTTGATCGCCTCATTGCTGTGTGCAAGTCCACCACCCTGGAGCAAACCCAGCAACTGGAGCAGGAATGCTACCTCCATCCCCTCAAGGTCTTCTTCGGCTCCATTACCTTCTTCATTCTTTTTCTCGCCACAGTTCCCTTGGCCTTCCTGGGCTTTCTGCTCTGGGCACCTCTTCAGGCCTGCCGCAGGCCCTTTCACTACCATAGAGAGACACCATCCTCACCAGAGAAGGAGACACACAGGGGCTTTGAGCTGGTAGGAAAGGCATCATTTGGATTTGCCACAGCCAACCTTTGTCTGTTGCCTGACAGCCTGGCTCGTTTCAACAACCTAGGGCACACCCAGCACAGGGCGGCTGTCATTGGTCAGCGCATTGTGCAGGGTGTGTGTCGACCCCATATCCGCATCTTTGTTGACTCCCCCAGCAGCTGTGGGACTCTCAGCCCCTCCAACAGCTTACTCCCCTCAGTTAACTCATCTACATATGGGGCTACAGATAGACAGGCACAGCCCCCAGTGGGTCACCATTCAGACTCAGCTGAAGGACATGTTTCAATTCCAAAGTCCAATAGTCACGTGGTTTGTGTGCCCTGTGATGATACAGAAGAGCCCTCGACTGAGCCGCCTTCTCCCCATCTCAATTCCAATCAGAACTCCAATCAGCAGGGCCGAGCAGGGCACCGGAGTGCTCCCCGAGCTTTGCTCTCCCAGGGTCTCCGCCAGCAGGACAATGTACCCTGGGAAGTGTCGTCATTGTTTCCAGCCAATGTGGACATACTGTGCCTAGAAGAGGTGTTTGATAAGAGGGCAGCACAGAAGCTCACCCAGGCACTAAAGCCCGTGTttggacacatactgtatgacatTGGTGTGTATGCTTGCCAACCACCGTGCTGCTGTTCCTCTTTCAAGTTCTTCAACAGTGGCCTGTTCCTAGCCAGTCGATTCCCTGTACTTGAGGCCCAGTACCACTGCTTTCCCAACAGCCGTGGGGAAGACGCTCTGGCCGCCAAGGGCCTCCTTTCTGCTAAG GTGCTGATCGGGCAGaataagaaacagaagaagGTGGTCGGCTATTTTAACTGTACACATCTTCATGCACCAGAAG GTGAAGGGGAAATTCGTTGTGAGCAGTTGAACATGGTAACCAAGTGGATTGGAGATTTTCAAGCTGCCAACAGACAGGACGACGAGgacattgtttttgatgtgctCTGTGGAGATTTCAACTTTGACAACTGCTCACCCG aTGACACCCTGGAACAGAATCACTGTCTGTTTGAGGAATACAGAGATCCTTGCAGGGCAGGGCCTGGAAAAGAGAGGCCCTGGGTCATTG GTACTCTGCTAGAGCAGCCCACGTTATATGAGGATGACATAAACACCCCAGAAAATCTACAAAG GACTTTAGAGATAGAGGAGCTGAGAAAGCAGTATATCTCCCCTCCTATTCCTTCAGAGGACTTCCCGTTGGTTTACCCTGAGACTGGCGAGCCGTGGGTTGGCCGTCGGATCGACTACATCCTGTACCGCGAAAACTCAATTTCAAAGCACTGTAGAACA GAAATTGAAGAGATGACTTTTATAACCCAGCTGGCTGGCCTCACGGACCATATTCCTGTTGGCTTGAGACTGAATGTAATTATGGACTCTGACTGTGCTGATGAATGA